In Campylobacter showae, the genomic stretch GTTAGCCTCGGTTATTATAGTCTTATTGTCCGTGATTTTAGTAGCGTTTTTGTCGCTATTTGTGTCTATTTTACTCAGTTCGTTGGTTAGGTGTTTTTTTAGTTCGCTCTCTTTTATAGAAAAGGCATTTTCGTCATGCTGAGGCACTTTACCCGGAAATACGACGATATCAGGTTCCACACCCGTTGCTTGTATAGTGCGGCCGCTAGGCAGGTAGTAGCGCGCGATAGTTAGGCGGATAGCCTCTTTGTCGTCCACAGGCAGGATGATCTGCACGCTGCCTTTACCAAACGTCTTTTCACCGATAACGACGGCGCGTTTGTGGTCTTGTAGCGATCCGCTCACGATCTCGCTCGCGCTCGCGCTTCCGCCGTTAACTAGCACCGCAAGCGGTAAATTTGTGATTTTGTTTGCTCTTGCGGCTTTAAATTCGCTATTTTCGCTCTCGTTTCTACCCTTTTGAGATACGATCACGCCGCTATCTATAAACAAATTCGTCAGTCCGACCGCTTGGTTTAAAAGTCCGCCCGGGTTGTTTCGAAGATCAAGGATGATGCCTTCCGCTTTTGGATATTTTTTGATAAATTCCTCGGCCTTTTCGGTTACGTGCTTGTCAAAATTTGTCACGCGAAGATAGAGGATATTGTCTTTTTCGATCATCTTTGCGTAAACGGACTCGACCGAGATGATGTCGCGCACGAGTTTCACGTCAAACGGCTTTTGCTCGCCTTTTCGCACGATGGTTATCGTAATAGGCGTCTTTGGTTTGCCGCGCATTTTATTGACAGCTTCGTCTATGGTGGTGCCTAGAGTCGCGTTTCCGTCGATGCGAAGGATGATGTCGCCGCTTTTTATGCCGGCTTTATCTGCAGGCGTGTTTTCGATAGGCGAGATGACGGTTAGCGCGCCGTCTTTCATACCAACGGTTATACCAAGTCCGCCAAATTCCCCGTTTGTCTGCACCTGCATATCTTTAAACGCCTTTTCGTTT encodes the following:
- a CDS encoding S41 family peptidase; this translates as MFLFSSVASAMIFGAVFSTNLNAKATEDGSNSKLQSLSKLTKTISTIEKYYVDDLQFKEIVDKAIEGLLNNLDAHSGFLNEKAFKDMQVQTNGEFGGLGITVGMKDGALTVISPIENTPADKAGIKSGDIILRIDGNATLGTTIDEAVNKMRGKPKTPITITIVRKGEQKPFDVKLVRDIISVESVYAKMIEKDNILYLRVTNFDKHVTEKAEEFIKKYPKAEGIILDLRNNPGGLLNQAVGLTNLFIDSGVIVSQKGRNESENSEFKAARANKITNLPLAVLVNGGSASASEIVSGSLQDHKRAVVIGEKTFGKGSVQIILPVDDKEAIRLTIARYYLPSGRTIQATGVEPDIVVFPGKVPQHDENAFSIKESELKKHLTNELSKIDTNSDKNATKITDNKTIITEANVNDDIQLKSAIDAIKILQLK